The Emcibacter nanhaiensis genome has a window encoding:
- a CDS encoding DUF167 family protein, with translation MTVLIRKTKSSVLLPVRLTPNASKNELGDVERDAAGQQVLKARVTVVPEKGKANKALVKLLSKELGIPASQISVASGATNRNKQIEISGDPDDLFTQITDWMKGRST, from the coding sequence GTGACGGTCTTGATCCGCAAGACAAAATCCTCGGTCCTGCTGCCGGTCCGGCTTACCCCCAACGCGTCAAAAAACGAACTGGGGGATGTCGAACGGGATGCCGCCGGACAGCAAGTACTGAAAGCGCGGGTCACCGTGGTGCCGGAAAAGGGCAAGGCCAACAAGGCCCTGGTCAAACTGCTGTCAAAGGAACTGGGCATTCCCGCAAGCCAGATTTCGGTTGCATCCGGGGCGACAAACCGCAATAAACAAATTGAAATATCGGGCGATCCCGATGACTTGTTCACACAGATAACCGACTGGATGAAGGGACGGTCCACATGA
- a CDS encoding YggT family protein, which yields MTALYFLVDTVFTLYVWALILSVIFSWLIAFGVINTHNQFVYSISHMLYQITEPALRPIRRILPDMGNVDISPIILIILLQVLKVFILQDILLPLM from the coding sequence ATGACCGCGCTGTATTTTCTGGTAGACACCGTCTTCACCCTGTATGTCTGGGCCCTTATTCTTTCCGTGATTTTCAGCTGGCTGATCGCCTTTGGCGTGATCAATACTCACAACCAGTTCGTCTACAGCATCTCCCATATGCTGTACCAGATTACCGAACCGGCGCTCAGGCCGATCCGGCGAATCCTGCCCGATATGGGCAATGTGGATATTTCACCGATCATCCTGATTATCCTGCTGCAGGTCCTCAAGGTTTTCATCCTGCAGGACATTCTCCTGCCGCTCATGTGA